From the Homo sapiens chromosome 1, GRCh38.p14 Primary Assembly genome, one window contains:
- the RNF186 gene encoding E3 ubiquitin-protein ligase RNF186 — translation MACTKTLQQSQPISAGATTTTTAVAPAGGHSGSTECDLECLVCREPYSCPRLPKLLACQHAFCAICLKLLLCVQDNTWSITCPLCRKVTAVPGGLICSLRDHEAVVGQLAQPCTEVSLCPQGLVDPADLAAGHPSLVGEDGQDEVSANHVAARRLAAHLLLLALLIILIGPFIYPGVLRWVLTFIIALALLMSTLFCCLPSTRGSCWPSSRTLFCREQKHSHISSIA, via the coding sequence ATGGCCTGCACCAAGACCCTGCAACAGTCCCAGCCCATCTCCGCAGgagccaccacaaccaccaccgCTGTGGCCCCTGCTGGGGGTCATTCTGGCTCCACAGAATGTGACCTGGAGTGTCTGGTGTGCCGGGAGCCCTACAGCTGTCCCCGGTTGCCCAAGCTGCTGGCCTGCCAGCATGCCTTCTGCGCCATCTGCCTGAAGCTCCTGCTGTGCGTGCAGGACAACACCTGGTCCATCACCTGCCCGCTGTGCCGCAAGGTCACCGCCGTCCCCGGGGGCCTCATCTGCAGCCTGCGCGACCATGAGGCGGTGGTGGGGCAGCTGGCCCAGCCATGCACAGAGGTATCGCTCTGTCCTCAGGGGCTGGTGGATCCTGCTGACTTGGCAGCAGGACACCCCAGCTTGGTGGGAGAGGATGGACAGGATGAAGTAAGTGCAAACCACGTGGCAGCCCGGCGCCTGGCCGCGCACCTACTCCTGCTGGCCTTGCTCATTATCCTCATCGGGCCCTTCATCTACCCGGGTGTCTTACGATGGGTGCTCACCTTCATCATCGCCCTGGCCCTGCTGATGTCCACCCTCTTCTGCTGTCTCCCCAGCACCCGGGGCAGCTGCTGGCCCTCCTCCAGGACTCTCTTCTGCAGAGAGCAGAAACACAGCCACATCTCTTCCATTGCCTGA